The genomic stretch CCGTGCAGTGGGGCGGTGATCAGGTCGTCAAACTCCTGCAGGCGGGTGACACGCTTTATATTGTGGTAAGACAGCCCGAGTTCACCTTTCAGCAGGTGATGCTTTTTGAGCGCGGTATTTTTCAGTGATGAGAGCAGATAGGTACGGTACAACTTGGAGAAGCCGTGCTCAATCCGCTCTGAGCAGGCGGCCAGGTCAAGCGGCGCCGAGACGATAGTCGCGGCGCTCAGGATCGGATCCTGGTTGTAATGGGCGAGGTAATTAACCAGCATGTTGCCACCGAGTGAGATGCCGACCGCGATAATGGTCTGCTGCGGGAAGCGCTCACGGATGTTCTCCAGCACGAAGCGCGCATCTTCCACCTCGCCGGAATGATAAGCACGTGCCAGGTGGTTGGGTTTACCACTGCAGCCGCGAAAGTGCATCATCACGGACAGCCAGCCATCCTGGGCAAAAGCGTGCATCAGGCCATTGGCATACGGACTGTAAAAGCAGCCTTCCAGACCATGGAACAGTACGAACACGGGCTTATTACCGCGGGTATGCTGCGGGTCTTCACTCCAGGCCAGATCGAGAAAATCACCGTCCGGCGTGTCCAGTGTCTGCCAACAAGGTTCGAACAGTGCCTTTTTGCGGATAAAGCGCGGCAATAAGGTTTGCAGGTGGGGATTCTTCAGGCCGGTCGCGGCAACAAATTGGGTCATAGTTCAGCCAATACAAAGTGTTTAAATGAGTATATACCCTAATAATCGGCTGTTCGAATTTTGCCGCGCAGCCCTGTCTGGGCGCAGTGGTGAGCGCTCAGAATGAAGCCGGAACGGGTTTACCGAAAATGGTGGCCAGATGTTCGGCACCGAGCTGGCGACAGTAGCGTAAGGTCAGTACTTCGCCGTGATTGATGGTCAGGGTATGACGGTTGATGACCTCAATAAGGTCAGACTGCTGCTGCTTCTCAAGCTGCAGTTCAAACTGCAGCGCTTCGCGGTATAAAGTATCGGTCAGATTGTTTTTGAGCTTGCGGCGCAGTTCGCGGTAGTGATGGAGCAGGGTTTCGGTTCTGGCAATGCCTTCAATCAGTGATTGCCAGTCCTGTTCCTGCAAGGTGAGCTGCTGCTCGTCGAGATATTTAAGCAGCAGCAGTAAGTTCACATTGCCGTTAAAGTTATTCTGTAAGCTGAGACACGCCTCTTTGACCTCGCGTACGCTGTAGTATTGCAAACTGAATTGCCACAATCTTTCTAACGTGAGGGATAGTGTGACGTGTTCTTGGCTCATTGAATGTTGAACTCCTGTTCCATCTCTTCCAGGGCTTCCTGCTCACTCATCCAGTCACCTTCGACCTGTTCCAGTTCGGATTTGGCGCTGGCCTGAGTTGCGAGAACCTGATTAAGTTTAGCTTTATTTTCCGCGTCATACAGTGCGGAATCGGATAATTGTTGTTCTGCCTCGGCAATGGTGGCGTTCAACTTATCCATTTTTGCTTCCAGTTGTGTCAGCTTTTTGCGAATTGGCGCGGTCAGCTTGCGGAAATCTGCTTCACGTCGTTTCTGCTCTTTTTTCGCTGCGGCACTGTTGGTGTTGTCTTTGGCCGGAGCCTGCGCTGCACTCTCTTTACGATCGGCTTTTTGTTGTTCAGTCAGCCACTTATAGTAGTCGTTCAGATCGCCATCAAACGGTGCGACTTGTTGGTCATGTACCAGGTACAGGTCATCGGTGGTCGCGCGCAGCAGATAGCGGTCGTGGCTGACGATCACCATCGCCCCCTCGTAGCTTTGCAGAGCCAGGGTCAGGGCCTGGCGCATGTCGAGGTCGAGGTGGTTGGTCGGTTCGTCGAGCAATAGCAGGTTGGGCTTTTGCCATACGATCAGCGCTAATACTAAACGCGCCTTTTCCCCACCGGAGAAGGGGCCGACTTTATCCAGCGCTTTATCGCCGTGAAAACCAAAGCTGCCGAGATAGTTACGTAACTCCAGTTCGTTTTTGTCTGGTGCGATTTGCATCATATGCTGCAGCGGCGTCTCTTCCGGGTGCAGTGTTTCCAGCTGATGCTGGGCAAAGTAACCAATCTTGACGCCTTGCGAGTAGGTCAGATCGCCACCTTGCGGATTGAGCTCGCCCGACAAGAGTTTAATCAGGGTTGATTTACCTGCCCCGTTACGGCCCAGCAGACCGATGCGGCTGCCCGGAACCAGATTCAGGCGAATTTTTTCCAGAATCAGATGGTCGCCGTAACCTGCACTGACCTGATCCATCATCATAATCGGGTTAGGTAGAGCGGCCGGCTCACGGAACTCAAAACTGAACGGGTTATCGAACTGGGCCGGCAGAACCTGTTCCATTTTCTCCAGCGCTTTGATGCGGCTCTGTGCCTGACGCGCTTTGGAAGCTTTGTAGCGGAAACGGTCGATGTAGCTTTGCATGTGTGCCATCTGTTTCTGCTGTTTCTGGTACATGGCCTGTTGTTGCAGCAGTTTCTGCGCACGCTGGGTTTCAAACGAGGAGTAGTTACCGGTGTACTCGTTGAGTTTCTCGTTTTCGATGTGAATAATCCGCCCGACAATCGGGTCCAGAAAGTCACGGTCGTGGGAAATCAGCAGCAGCGTGCCCGGATAGCTTTGCAGCCAGCGTTCCAGCCACATCACAGCATCCAGATCCAGGTGGTTGGTCGGTTCATCGAGCAGCAGCAGGTCCGAGCGGCAAATCAGCGCCTGAGCCAGGTTAAGGCGCATACGCCAGCCACCGGAAAACTGGGTCAGATTCCACTCCATCTGCTCCTGGCTGAAGCCCAGACCATCGAGCAGTTCGGCTGCGCGGGCACGGATGCTGTAACCGCCGATGGTTTCCAACTGACCATGCAGCTCAGCCACGCGGGTGCCCTGATCCTGTTGCTCAGCCAGATGTAACTGGCGTTCCAGCTCGCGGTATTCGCGGTCACCGTCAATCACGTACTCCAGCGCAGTGCGTTCCAGAGCCGGAGTTTCCTGCGCTACCCAGGCCAGTTCCCAGTGTGCGGGCTGGTTAAAACTGCCGGCATCTATGGTCAGCTCGTCTTTCAGCAGCGCAAACAGGGTGGATTTACCGCAGCCGTTTTTACCCACCAGGCCGACTTTATCGCCGGGATGAATGGTCGCTGAAGCTGCATCAAGCAGTGGTTTGCCACCGCGCAGTAACTGAATATCGGAGAAGGTAATCATAATAATGCCGTCTGTTCTGGTATTAAATTTTCGCCCGGAATAGTAGGGGCAATAAGGATAAATGTCGATCATTATACAAATTACGTTATGATGCTCAGTAACCGTTTGATAACCACAGGGAGTGTGCTCAACGAATGGCAAACCCAGAGACCGTGGCTGACAACAAGCCCAAAGTATTGGTGGTGTATGCTCACCCTGAGCCGGATCACTCGGTCGCCAATCAGATCATGATCAAAAAGATCAAGCACCTTGAGCATGTCTCGGTGCTGGATCTCTACGCCACCTATCCTGATTTCTTCATCGACGTCAATCGTGAGCACCAGCGCGTGCTGCAGTACGACGTGATTGTGTTGCAACATCCGCTGTATATGTATTCCTGTCCTGCTTTGCTCAAAGAGTGGATTGATCGTGTGCTGGGCAAAGGTTTTGCCTTTGGCGATGAGAGTGCCATGAAAGGCAAGATCTGGCGCAGCGTGGTCACCACCGGCGGTAACCAAGATGCATTCAGCCATCACGGCTACAACCGTTACTCGATGCGGGAAATTCTGCAGCCGTTTGAACTGACCGCCGCGCTGTGCTGTATGGAATGGATGGAACCACTGATTCTGTACTGGGCGCGTAACGTCAGTGAAGAGGAACGTTATCAGCATGCCGAGCAATACCATCAGTGGTTGCTCGACCCGCTGGGGCAGACAGGAGTGAGTGATGGCCGCACTGACCGGTGATTTTTTGCAAAGTGCTGTGGTGTTCCTGACTTCGGCGGTCGTTGCGGTGCCGCTGGCACAGCGCGCCGGGCTTGGCTCGGTGCTCGGCTATCTATTGGCCGGAGTGGCGATTGGCCCGTGGGGGGCTCGGGCTGATCAGTGATGTGAATGCGATTCTCCATTTCGCCGAATTCGGCGTGGTGCTGCTGCTGTTTCTGATTGGCCTGGAGCTGAATCCGAAAAAACTGTGGCAGATGCGCGGCCCAATCCTCGGCCTTGGCGGCGCTCAGGTGGTGGTGACCGGTGCGGTGTTATCCAGCCTGGCCTGTCTGCTCGGCATGAGCTGGCAGAGCAGCCTGGTGGTGGGCCTTGGCCTTGCCCTTTCTTCCACCGCGATCGCATTGCGCGTGATTGACGAGCAGGGACTGAGCCGCAGTGAGACCGGACAGTCGGGCTTTGCGGTTTTGCTGTTTCAGGACATTGCGGTGATTCCCATTCTGGCACTGATGCCGGTGCTGGCCGGTAGCTCCGGGGGGAACTGGCTGGACGGCGTGTGGATGCTGTGCGGCATCATCGGCCTGCTGGTCGGCGGCCACTATCTGCTCAGCCCGCTGTTTCGTTATATTGTGCTGAGCGGGGTGCGTGAACTGTTTACCGCCGCGGCACTGCTGCTGGTGGTCGGGATTGCGCTACTGATGCAAAACCTGGGCTTGTCGATGGCGCTGGGTACTTTCCTGGCGGGTGTCCTGCTGGCCGAAAGCGAGTTCCGCCATGAGCTGGAAATTGCTATCGAACCGTTTAAAGGCTTGTTACTTGGCCTGTTCTTTATTGCGGTTGGCATGGCGGTTGACCTCGGTATGCTGATGACCATGCCTGTGCAGATCCTGCTGGCGGTGACCGGCCTGGTGGTGGTCAAAGGCCTGATTCTTTATGCGCTGGCGCGTTTATCCGGCACCCGGGCGAAAGCGCGCAGCAGCATGGCGGCGATTCTCAGTCAGGGCGGCGAGTTTGCCTTTGTCATTTTTACTGCCGCGAGTCATGAAGGCTTACTGGCAGCGGAGCAGGTTTCATTTTTGCTGGTGGTGGTCAGTTTATCCATGGTGACCACGCCGCTGATTCTGACCATACAACGTCAATGGTTTGCCCGTCGTCTCAACAGTGCAGCGGATGAAACGCTCGATAGTGATGTGTTCAATAAAGAGCCACGTGTGATTATTGCCGGTTTCGGCCGTTTCGGGCAGATTGTCGGCCGTTTGATGTTTGCCAATAAGATTAAGGTGACGGTGCTGGAAAGCGATGCGAGCCAGATCAAATTGCTGCGCAAATATGGTTATAAAGTGTTTTATGGTGACGCGACTCAATTAGAATTGCTGCGCGCCGCCGGGGCCGAGGATGCAGAAGCGATAGTGATCTGTACTGATGCGCCGGATGAGGTGATGAAAATCGTCGCTCTGTGTCAGCACCATTTCCCGCGCCTGAAAATTCTTGCCCGTGCCCGCAGCCGGGTCGAAGCCTATCAGCTGATGAATCACGGTGTAGAGTGTTACTCACGCGAAATGTTCCTCGGTGCGCTCGACTTGGGGCGGCAGGCACTGGTTTCTCTCGGTATGCATCCGTATGAAGCCAAGCGGGCCGAAGCGCATTTTCGTCGTCTCGATCATGCCATGCTTGAAGAGCTGCTGCCGCAGCATACTGAGGGCACCAAACTGGGGTTGCGTGCTAAAGAAGCACGTAAAGAGCTGGAAGAGATATTTGGCCGTGAGATGGATAATGATCGTCAGTCGCGCGGCTACTGGGAACAATAACAGGATCAAATAACGTGAAAGCCAAGAAACGTTTTATTGCCGGTGCGGCCTGTCCGCACTGTCAGGCGCAGGATACTCTGCGCTGGTGGGTCGACAATAATGTCGAATTAGTCGAGTGTGTCGAGTGTGACTACACAGAGCAACGCGCGCCAAAATCGGTCGAGCAGAGTTCGCATGCCGGTGAGCAGATGATAGGGATCTTCCGTCCCGAGTAAGTGTCGCGCCGCGTATGCCTCTCGCTGAGAGCGGGATAAAACGCGCTTTTGCGGCCTGTGACCGACTTAAACCGGGCCCGCTTGCCACGCATGCCTTGAGGTGACAAGGCGAATCATCCATAATGTCGCCTATCTCAAGCTAATCTGTGTGATCTGATTTGAGTACTGAATACACAACTCCTTGGAGCCGTTATGAAAATTGAAAAGAACGTGGTTGTAAGCCTTGCCTACCAGGTAAAACTGGAAGATGGCATTGTGGTAGACCAGTCAACAGTGGAAGCACCACTGGATTACTTACATGGTCACAACAACCTGATCATTGGTCTTGAGCGCGAACTGGAAGGCAAAGCTGCCGGTGATAAATTCACCGCAACGATTGCACCAGAAGATGCGTACGGTGAGCACAGTGATGCACTGGTTCAGCGTGTACCAGCTGACGTATTCCAAGGCGTAGACCAAATTGAAGTGGGCATGCGTTTCCTGGCGGATACTGACCAGGGTCCAATCCCGGTAGAAATCACCGAAGTGGATGGCGACGAAGTAGTGGTTGATGGTAACCACATGCTGGCTGGCCACACTCTGACTTTCGAATGTGAAGTGGTTGCACTGCGTGAAGCGTCTGAAGAAGAGCTGGCGCACGGTCACGTTCATCAGGCTGGCGGTCACGATCATGACCACGACCACGAAGGTGGTTGCTGTGGCGGTGATCATCACCACCACTAATTGATTTCAGCGCCGGTCACTGCACCGGAAGCCGAAATGAATCAAAGCGCGAGCCAGGTGATCTGGCTGGCGCTTTTTTATATCTGATCACTTTCTTTTGCGTGTCCGGTGAGGACGTTACGCCTGCGCAGTACTACCGCCCAGCGAGGTGCCGCCCAGCGTGATGTCGGCGGACAAGGAGCACAGCATGACCCAACCTTTTGCCATCGCCATCCATGGTGGTGCCGGTACCATATTACGCGCCCAGATGAGCGCTGAGCTTAACCGCGAGATCCGCCAGGCTCTGCAGCAGGCCGTCAGCGCCGGTCATCAATTGCTCGCCCGGGGTGGCGATGCCCTGGACGCTGTGGTGGCGGCAGTCAGGGTGCTGGAAGACAGCCCGCACTTTAATGCCGGTCATGGCTCGGTACTGACGGATAAAGAAATGGTGGAAATGGATGCGTCGGTGATGCATGGCGCGCAGATGAATGCCGGTGCGATTGCCGGGGTGCGCCACATCCGTAATCCGGTTGAACTGGCTCGGGATGTGATGCTGCGCAGCCAGCATGTCATGCTGGCCGGTGAGGGCGCGGAAGAGTTTGCGTTCAGCCTTGGCTATGAGTATACCGAACAGGATTACTTCTTTACCGAGCGCCGTTATGACCAGTTGCAAAGCATGAAGCAAAAAGGCTTGTTTGCCCTGTCGGAATCGGCTTATCCGGACGATACTAAGCACGGCACTGTGGGTGCGGTGGCGCTCGATCAGCAGGGTAATCTGGCTGCGGCGACCAGTACCGGTGGCATCACCAACAAACGGTATGGTCGCATCGGCGATTCGGCGATTATCGGGGCCGGAACGCTGGCCGAAAACGGCACGGTGGCGGTGTCAACGACAGGGATGGGCGAGTACTTCATTCGTAAAGGGGTGGCCGGGGATGTGGCGGCGCGGATGCGCTATTTGCAGCAGGACGTGCATACGGCTTGCGAGCAGGTCATTCAGGGCGATCTGAAAGCGATGGGCGGTGAAGGCGGTCTGATTGCGATTGACGCACAGGGCGAGATTCATTTTGCCATGAACAGCAGCGGTATGTACCGCGCCAGTATCGATGTACAAGGTCACTTGCTGGTCAAGATTTATGCTGATGAATGAGCGTTGAATTCACTAAATTAATGGATTGCAACGGTAATTTTTCATCCATTTTTTATGCTTAAAAAATGACTGCATCGAATCGTTTTCGGTGCTAGAATCCATTTTTAATCAGCAATCAGACTTGGAAAGATGGGAAATAACGTAGTCGTTCTTGGCACCCAATGGGGTGATGAAGGAAAAGGGAAGATCGTTGATCTTTTAACTGAAGATGCAAAATATGTGGTTCGCTACCAGGGCGGTCACAATGCAGGTCACACACTGGTTATCGACGGCGAGAAAACCGTCCTGCACCTGATTCCTTCCGGTATCCTTCGTGATAACGTGAAATGTATCATCGGTAACGGTGTGGTACTTTCACCTGACGCATTAATCAAAGAAATGACAGCTCTGGAAGAGCGCGGTGTTCCGGTACGTGAACGTCTTTACATTTCTGAAGCTTGTCCCCTGATTCTTCCTTACCACATCGCTCTCGACCAGGCTCGTGAAGCTGCACGTGGTAAAAAAGCCATTGGTACGACTGGTCGCGGTATCGGTCCTGCTTACGAAGACAAAGTTGCTCGTCGTGGTCTGCGTGTTGGCGACCTGTTTGACCGTGCTGCTTTTGCTGAGAAGCTGAAAGAAGTCATGGCACTGCACAACTTCCAGCTGGAACACTTCTACAAAGTTGAACCTGTCAGCTACGAAGAGGTGCTGGAACAGGCGATGGGTTACGCTGATCTGCTCACTTCTATGGTTATCGACGTCACTGACGAGCTGGATGCAGCCCGTAAACGCGGCGACAAAATCATGTTCGAAGGCGCGCAAGGCACACTGCTGGACATCGACCACGGTACTTACCCATACGTGACTTCATCTAACACCACGGCTGGTGGCGTTGCTGCTGGTTCTGGCTTTGGTCCTCGCTACCTGGGCTACATCCTGGGTATTGCGAAAGCTTACTGTACCCGTGTAGGTTCTGGTCCGTTCCCGACTGAACTGTACGATGGTCTGGACAAGCAAGATCCGGTTGGTAAACATCTGGGTACGGTAGGTCATGAGTTTGGTGCGACGACTGGTCGTCTGCGTCGTACTGGCTGGTTCGATGCGGTTGCGATGCGTCGTGCAATCCAGATCAACTCAATCACTGGTTTCTGTCTGACTAAACTGGACGTTCTGGATGGTCTGAAAGAGATCAAGATCTGTACTGGTTATCAGATGGCTGACGGCTCAATTGCTGAAGTATCGCCAATGGCTGCTGACGCATACGACAACGTGACGCCGATTTACGAAACCATGCCAGGCTGGTCAGAAACAACTTTTGGCGCAAAATCGATTGATCAACTGCCACAAACTGCTCTCGATTACATCAAGCGTATCGAAGAGCTGACTGGTGTGCCGGTTGACATCATCTCGACCGGTCCTGACCGTAACGAGACCATCATCAAAGTACACCCGTTTAACGTGTAATTGATAGGAAAGTATTTTTGAAAGCCGGCTGTCTCAGCCGGCTTTTTTTATGCTTCTCATTCCAGAGCGGGCAACTGCTGCGGCAAAAAGTTGCCAGTCGGTGGCAATATTTGCCTAAAGCGTGGCGGGCATTGGCCGATAAAAGAATCAGACCGGGCCTGCGCGTATCACGCGCTATACTGTTATGGCTATCGGAGTTAACTAAGAGTGCAGGTATGAAGCTACGAACGGTAGCCGCTTCTCTGGTGTTAGTCTTTCACGCATCTTTCAGCCAAGCAAATGTGGCTGAGGTCGGTGAGCCAGTGCCAATTTATTCAGAAGCTGAGCTGATCAAACTAATCGAGAACAACAAACATCTGGAACGCGTTAAAGCGGATAATTGCCAGTTGGTCGAGGACATCGTTGCCCGCGCCACACGCATTAATTTGCCGGCTTACGAGTTTCTGTATGGTGACATGCTGGCATGGGGCGTGTGTGTGGAGCAGGACGTGGAGCTTGGCCTGTACTACATGGAAAATGCCGCTCACCAGGGATTGCCAGCTGCGCTGGAACAACTGGGGCGCTATTATTCGCGCGGCACCTTAGTGCAGCAGGATAAAGAGCGCGCGATTCCTTATCTGCGTGAAGCCGCGTCGATGGGCAATCTTAACGCGCGTATTCATCTTGCCGAGCTTCTGCTGCGTGATTACGGCAGTCCGCTGGATTATGAAGATGCCTACCGCTGGCTGTACAGCTCAGTAACGGCAGACCAACGGACTCACAACCGGATTGCGATTCTGCGCCAGGGGCTGGAGCAGCGTATGCCGCAGAATATTATTGCCCGCGCCAAGCGGCGTACCACCTTCTGGTAGCCTCACCAGACTCCCTTTCTGTACTATTGCGGCCACGTTGTCATACCTGCACGTGGCCGCACTTGTCTCTGTCGTTGCACTTGTCTCTGCCGTTGGCGATACGTCGCCAACGGCAGAGACAGTGCTTATTTCAAAAAGCGATTCATCTGGGTCAGCGCCTGCATCAGATCGCTGCTGGTAAATGAGTGCTGTGCTTTCGGCTCTAACTGCGGTGTCATGGTCTGAACGCTGCCGCTCGGGTAGGTCACCATAATCTCATCATCCGCCACCATGGCGTAGTTGAAATAACTGCCGATCAGTAACCAGTCCCGGTCACGCTGAGTATCAAACAGATCATAACCCACCGAATAGTCGCTGACCGGGTTAGAGACCCCGAGTGTGCGCTGCATAAAAGTCGGTGCGATATCCTGATGGGTGGTCTTCCAGCGAATGTCTTTACTCTCCCGGCCCGGCACATAGATATAGAGCGGGACATGAATCTGCGCCATGCTGTAGTTGCTGCCGTGCCCCCAGTAGTTCTGATGGTTATCGTTAAACTCCTGACCGTGATCGGACGTAATGACGACAATGGTGTGGTCCAGTTCGCCGCGTGCCTGCAGCGATTTCAGGACCCGTTCGACCTGAGTGTCGATGTAGTACAGCGCATTGCGGTAGCGGTTGCGGTACGGCTCAGGATCGAAATCGTTGTTGAGTTTGATGTGATCCACCCGCTCCCAGGAAGGCGAAAAGTGTAGCGGCATGTCAGCCGGAAAATCGGTGGCATGGGCGGAGTCATAGAACAGGAAACCAAAATAAGGTTTGCTGCTGTCACGTGTGTGCAGAAAGTCGATGAAGTCATCGGTAATGCGCGCGTCACGTTGTGGCGAGGTATCTGCCGGTGTATCAATACGCAGATTTTCCACCCCGTTAAATACCGTGCGATCAAACGGCGGGCTGTTCAGCGGCGCCGCGGCATAAATTGCAAACTGATAATCTTGTGCCTGCAGGGCATCCATCAGCGCCGGACGTTGCTGCGCGGACAGGAAAGCGTTCCAGTAGGTCGCCGGCAGACCGTAGAACAGGCTGAAAATACCGGCCTGGGTTGAATTGCCGCCACTGACATGCTGCTGGAAACGCAAACTGCGCTGGGCAAACTGGCTGATATGCGGCGTCACTTGTGGGTTGGCATCATCGTAGCGCCAGGTATCGATGGCGATGAACAGAATATTCGGTTGCTGCTTGGGTTGCTGCGTGGACTTCTCATAGCTGAGCGGATGCAAAGGGTAATTGAGGTTCGAACTCTGTGGCTGGGCCAGAGTCAGGTTCTCTTCGCGTGCCGCCTGGATATCAATCCAGCCCATCTTATGGAAAAAACGTTTGGCAGTCAGAGGGTAGTACAGTGGCCAGTGATAGCTGTAGCTTGGTACGACGCTGTCGTAATTGGCATCGCGCCACATGTGAATGCTCTGGCTGGTCAGCAGGCAAGCAAACCAAATCGCGCAGGCGTATCTGGTCCAGCGCAGTTGAGTGCGAGCCAGTTTACTGCTCAATACGCTCACCACCAGGCTGGCCAGTCCAAGTCCCAGCACAATCATGCCCGCCATCAGCAGGGTGTACCAGGACAGGCTGATGACCTCATCACCGCCTTCGATCAGCAACTCCCAGACGAAACCACTGAGATGGAAGCGGTACTGCTGGTAAACCTGCACATCGACGATCAGCAGCACCGAAGCCAGCCAGGTGATCAGGGTCGCTATACATTTCAGCCAGCGTCCCGGCAGCCAGCTCAGCGCCAGCATGGCTAAACTGATGGCCAGGGCAAACAGACCAAACCAGCCTATCTGGGTGGTCAGCAAGTACAGTTTGGCCAGCCAGTCGTGTTGCGGGGTGATCATCCAAGTCAGATAAGGCAGGCCTAGTACTGATAATAAAACAACGTTCAAAACAAACTGGCTCAGTAACCAGCGCACCTTGTGGCGTACATTTAACAGCATAAGATTATCCGTCTCCGCGAGAGGGGTGAAACAAGAGGTAGAAAGCCGGTCAATGTAGCGTAAAGTTTGATTCATGTCACATATTTGCCTTTGGTGATCTTGTTCAGGATATTTGTTTTAGTTCTTATGCTCAGATTCTCAGTAGGTTATACTGGTGTTCCCTTCATAATTAAGCAGGTCTGGCTATGTCTGACACCCCGCACGTTGATCCTTTCGCGGATCGTGAAGCTGATAACTACGAAAATCCAATACCAAGTCGTGAATTCATTATCGAATATCTGACTCAGGCCAATGTGCCGATGAACCGCAATGATCTGTTCGAGGCGCTGCAGTTGTCTGGTGAGGACCAGTACGAAGGCTTGCGTCGTCGTCTGCGTGCCATGGAACGAGACGGTCAGCTGGTGTTTACCCGACGTCAGTGTTACGCCCTGCCGGAAAAACTGGAAATCGTCAAAGGCTATGTGATCGGTCATAAAGACGGTCACGGCTGGGTACGTCCGGAAGGCAGTGCCAATAAAGACAATGACATTCTTCTTCCTCATCACCAGATGAAACACATCATCCATGGTGATCTGGTATTGGTACAACCAACCGGTACTGACAAGCGCGGCCGAAAAGAGGGGCGATTAGTCCGCGTGCTGGAAGAGCGTCAAACTCAGATTGTGGGTCGCTTTTTCTTTGAATACGGCTACTCCTATGTGGTGCCGGATGACTCGCGGATTCATCAGGATATCCTGATCCCGAACGAGCTGCGCGGCAGCGCGCGGATGGGCAACGTGGTGGTGATTGAAATTACCGACCGTGGCACCCGCAATCGCGGCATGATGGGCCAGGTGGTTGAAGTGCTGGGCGAGAACATGGCGCCGGGCATGGAGACGCAAATTGCTATCCGCACGCACCAGATCCCGCATGTGTGGCCGCAAGAAGTGGAAAAACAGATTGCCGGTCTGGGTGAAGAAGTGCCGGAAGAAGCCAAACAGGGCCGGGTCGATCTGCGTCAACTGCCACTGGTGACCATCGATGGCGAAGATGCGCGGGACTTCGATGATGCGGTCTACTGTGAAGCCAAGAAAGGCGGCGGCTGGCGTTTGTGGGTCGCGATTGCCGATGTGAGCTATTACGTCCGTCCGGATTCTGCGCTGGATAAAGAAGCGATTCAGCGTGGTAACTCAGTCTACTTCCCGTCCCAAGTGGTTCCTATGTTGCCGGAAGTGCTGTCGAATGGTCTGTGTTCTCTCAACCCGCAGGTCGATCGCCTGTGTATGGTGTGTGAGATGACCATTTCGGAAAGCGGTAAGCTGTCTGGTTACAAACATTATGAAGCGGTAATGAATTCCCATGCCCGTCTGACTTACACCAAGGTGCACGACATTCTGGAAGGGGATGAAGAACTGCGTGCGCGTTATCATGCTCTGGTGCCGCATCTGGAAGAACTGCACCGCATGTATAAAGTGCTGAAAGGCTCACGAGAACAGCGCGGCGCGATCGAATTTGAAACTGTCGAAACCAAGTTTATTTTTAACGCCCAGCGCAAGATTGAAAGTATCGAGCCGCTGGTGCGTAACGATGCCCACAAGCTGATTGAAGAGTGCATGATCCTGGCCAACATCGCCTCGGCCTCGCTGGTGGAAAAAGCCAAAGAGCCATCGTTGTACCGCATCCACGAGTCGCCGGGTGAAGAGCGTCTGATGGGCTTCCGTGACTTCCTGTCCGAGCTCGGACTCGATTTAGGCGGTGGCCTGGAGCCGTCGCCGACCGATTACGCTCACCTGATGAGCCAGATTGGCGAACGTCCGGATAAAGAACTAATACAGACCATGCTGCTGCGTTCGATGAAGCAGGCGGTATACAACGCAGACAATGCCGGCCACTTTGGTTTGGCGCTGCAACGTTATGCTCACTTTACTTCGCCGATCCGCCGT from Vibrio ostreae encodes the following:
- a CDS encoding YheV family putative zinc ribbon protein; protein product: MKAKKRFIAGAACPHCQAQDTLRWWVDNNVELVECVECDYTEQRAPKSVEQSSHAGEQMIGIFRPE
- the kefG gene encoding glutathione-regulated potassium-efflux system ancillary protein KefG, translated to MANPETVADNKPKVLVVYAHPEPDHSVANQIMIKKIKHLEHVSVLDLYATYPDFFIDVNREHQRVLQYDVIVLQHPLYMYSCPALLKEWIDRVLGKGFAFGDESAMKGKIWRSVVTTGGNQDAFSHHGYNRYSMREILQPFELTAALCCMEWMEPLILYWARNVSEEERYQHAEQYHQWLLDPLGQTGVSDGRTDR
- a CDS encoding hydrolase, translating into MTQFVAATGLKNPHLQTLLPRFIRKKALFEPCWQTLDTPDGDFLDLAWSEDPQHTRGNKPVFVLFHGLEGCFYSPYANGLMHAFAQDGWLSVMMHFRGCSGKPNHLARAYHSGEVEDARFVLENIRERFPQQTIIAVGISLGGNMLVNYLAHYNQDPILSAATIVSAPLDLAACSERIEHGFSKLYRTYLLSSLKNTALKKHHLLKGELGLSYHNIKRVTRLQEFDDLITAPLHGFRDASDYYQRCSGIHKLQDIRVPTQIIHAKDDPFMTDAVIPKFILPDNIDYRLFEQGGHVGFVSGSLLKPVFWLEQALPAYYACLRDKN
- a CDS encoding TIGR02444 family protein, coding for MSQEHVTLSLTLERLWQFSLQYYSVREVKEACLSLQNNFNGNVNLLLLLKYLDEQQLTLQEQDWQSLIEGIARTETLLHHYRELRRKLKNNLTDTLYREALQFELQLEKQQQSDLIEVINRHTLTINHGEVLTLRYCRQLGAEHLATIFGKPVPASF
- a CDS encoding ABC transporter ATP-binding protein, with protein sequence MITFSDIQLLRGGKPLLDAASATIHPGDKVGLVGKNGCGKSTLFALLKDELTIDAGSFNQPAHWELAWVAQETPALERTALEYVIDGDREYRELERQLHLAEQQDQGTRVAELHGQLETIGGYSIRARAAELLDGLGFSQEQMEWNLTQFSGGWRMRLNLAQALICRSDLLLLDEPTNHLDLDAVMWLERWLQSYPGTLLLISHDRDFLDPIVGRIIHIENEKLNEYTGNYSSFETQRAQKLLQQQAMYQKQQKQMAHMQSYIDRFRYKASKARQAQSRIKALEKMEQVLPAQFDNPFSFEFREPAALPNPIMMMDQVSAGYGDHLILEKIRLNLVPGSRIGLLGRNGAGKSTLIKLLSGELNPQGGDLTYSQGVKIGYFAQHQLETLHPEETPLQHMMQIAPDKNELELRNYLGSFGFHGDKALDKVGPFSGGEKARLVLALIVWQKPNLLLLDEPTNHLDLDMRQALTLALQSYEGAMVIVSHDRYLLRATTDDLYLVHDQQVAPFDGDLNDYYKWLTEQQKADRKESAAQAPAKDNTNSAAAKKEQKRREADFRKLTAPIRKKLTQLEAKMDKLNATIAEAEQQLSDSALYDAENKAKLNQVLATQASAKSELEQVEGDWMSEQEALEEMEQEFNIQ
- the slyD gene encoding peptidylprolyl isomerase, which translates into the protein MKIEKNVVVSLAYQVKLEDGIVVDQSTVEAPLDYLHGHNNLIIGLERELEGKAAGDKFTATIAPEDAYGEHSDALVQRVPADVFQGVDQIEVGMRFLADTDQGPIPVEITEVDGDEVVVDGNHMLAGHTLTFECEVVALREASEEELAHGHVHQAGGHDHDHDHEGGCCGGDHHHH